In Edaphobacter paludis, a single window of DNA contains:
- a CDS encoding DUF2945 domain-containing protein, whose protein sequence is MTKTFKAGDHVEWNSEAGRVSGVIKKKIVTDVTVAGYVHHASKDEPQYMIASDKTDHVAIHKGAALQHIGAKAKSSPAKRGNS, encoded by the coding sequence ATGACGAAGACATTCAAAGCTGGTGACCATGTTGAATGGAATTCGGAGGCAGGCAGAGTCAGCGGCGTTATCAAGAAGAAGATCGTCACGGATGTGACGGTCGCCGGCTATGTGCATCATGCTTCGAAGGATGAGCCGCAATATATGATCGCGAGCGACAAGACCGATCATGTCGCCATTCACAAAGGAGCGGCGCTGCAGCATATCGGCGCGAAGGCTAAGTCTTCACCAGCGAAGCGTGGCAACAGTTAG
- a CDS encoding lysophospholipid acyltransferase family protein, whose amino-acid sequence MFATLKLLFVYTALGPLAGIIGMPYSFLVRDISLLYRVAMWIANAGVRAAGIRIEITGLQNIPSDRHCIFMCNHVSNLDPPVVLPLLPGRSSVLLKKELMRIPILGTAMRMGKFVPVERGHRREAAQASVAAAADALRSGLNILVFPEGTRSKDGRLSIFKKGPFFLAQQTQAPIIPIALSGTEHMMRKGSIAITPGVARVQLLPAIEPARYETREDLLKAVRKAIADALPEEMKPKDYLTMAL is encoded by the coding sequence ATGTTTGCGACACTGAAACTTCTCTTTGTCTACACCGCGCTGGGGCCTCTCGCGGGCATCATCGGCATGCCCTATTCGTTTCTGGTGCGGGATATCAGCCTGCTCTATCGAGTGGCTATGTGGATTGCCAACGCTGGTGTACGCGCCGCAGGCATTCGCATCGAGATCACCGGCTTGCAGAATATTCCCTCGGACCGGCATTGCATCTTCATGTGCAACCACGTCTCCAACCTCGATCCTCCGGTTGTGCTTCCGCTGCTTCCTGGTCGCTCCTCGGTGCTGTTGAAAAAGGAACTGATGCGCATCCCTATCCTCGGGACTGCAATGAGAATGGGCAAGTTTGTGCCGGTGGAACGCGGTCACCGTCGCGAGGCGGCACAGGCCAGCGTAGCGGCTGCGGCGGATGCCTTGCGTTCCGGGCTGAATATTCTGGTCTTTCCTGAAGGCACCCGCTCCAAGGATGGGCGACTTTCCATCTTCAAAAAAGGGCCGTTCTTTCTTGCTCAGCAGACACAGGCGCCCATCATCCCGATTGCGCTCTCCGGTACCGAGCACATGATGCGGAAGGGAAGTATCGCGATTACGCCGGGCGTGGCACGGGTGCAGTTGCTGCCTGCGATTGAGCCTGCGCGGTATGAGACGCGCGAGGATCTGTTGAAGGCTGTGCGCAAGGCCATAGCGGACGCCCTGCCTGAGGAGATGAAGCCTAAGGACTACTTGACGATGGCGTTGTAG
- the dapF gene encoding diaminopimelate epimerase has protein sequence MIPFVKAHACGNDFLIIEENFAQRRHADLARKLCARNTSVGADGIEFLERKPNGEFFLRLFNADGSEAELSGNGTRCVAAWLASSEGKQHVALGTHGGLRTCQVVKAADPLYLIESEMGVPRVMQRTIELPEIGNVAGAMVNVGNPHFVLFVDTDDFSAHGKSWQDLGARISTSPLFPHGTNVEFVRVISPTEIAFRIYERGCGPTTSSGTGTCASSAAAMALRGVERSLTAIAEGGAQQTVWPANDAVMRLTGPAEIICRGEVAAL, from the coding sequence ATGATTCCTTTTGTAAAGGCACACGCCTGCGGCAACGACTTTTTGATCATCGAAGAGAATTTCGCTCAGCGGCGTCACGCCGATCTGGCGCGTAAGCTTTGCGCTCGCAACACCAGCGTCGGTGCGGATGGAATTGAATTTCTTGAGCGTAAGCCGAACGGCGAGTTCTTTCTGCGGCTCTTCAACGCCGACGGCAGCGAGGCCGAACTCTCCGGCAACGGTACCCGTTGTGTAGCCGCGTGGCTGGCGAGCAGCGAAGGGAAGCAGCATGTCGCTCTCGGCACGCATGGCGGCCTGCGAACCTGTCAGGTAGTGAAAGCCGCCGACCCGCTTTACCTGATCGAGAGCGAGATGGGCGTGCCGCGCGTGATGCAGCGAACGATTGAGCTTCCGGAAATCGGCAACGTGGCCGGCGCGATGGTCAACGTAGGTAATCCGCACTTTGTCCTCTTCGTGGATACGGATGATTTCAGCGCGCATGGTAAAAGCTGGCAGGACCTCGGCGCCCGCATCAGTACAAGTCCTCTGTTTCCGCACGGCACCAATGTCGAGTTCGTTCGCGTCATCTCGCCGACAGAGATTGCCTTCCGCATCTACGAGCGGGGCTGCGGTCCCACGACATCGTCGGGCACCGGCACCTGCGCTTCCTCCGCAGCCGCAATGGCGTTGCGGGGTGTGGAACGCTCGCTCACCGCCATCGCCGAAGGCGGAGCGCAACAGACCGTCTGGCCCGCCAACGATGCGGTAATGCGCCTCACCGGCCCAGCTGAGATCATCTGCCGCGGAGAGGTTGCCGCACTGTGA
- a CDS encoding helix-turn-helix transcriptional regulator, translating to MVTKRKSKGAYMISSVAEMYEIHPQTLRLYEREGLLRPSRSEGNTRLYTDEDLERLEFILNLARDLGVNIAGIAIVLQMRERMEEMNRQMQGFVDYVRTEMLTRMQQQQNPGAGLVPMRRPMVMPTKIVSVKTVSVKSVKAGKKK from the coding sequence ATGGTTACGAAGCGGAAGAGTAAGGGCGCGTACATGATTTCGTCGGTGGCGGAGATGTATGAGATTCACCCTCAGACGCTGCGTCTGTATGAGCGCGAGGGCTTGCTGCGGCCTTCGCGGAGTGAGGGTAATACCCGGCTTTATACCGATGAGGATTTGGAGCGGCTGGAGTTCATCCTGAACCTGGCGCGGGATCTGGGCGTAAATATCGCCGGCATCGCGATTGTGTTGCAGATGCGCGAGCGTATGGAGGAGATGAACCGGCAGATGCAGGGGTTCGTCGACTACGTGCGGACGGAGATGCTGACCCGGATGCAGCAACAACAGAACCCGGGTGCGGGGCTGGTTCCAATGCGGCGTCCGATGGTGATGCCGACAAAGATCGTTTCGGTAAAGACGGTTTCGGTAAAGTCGGTCAAGGCGGGGAAGAAGAAGTAG
- a CDS encoding J domain-containing protein, with product MATTQTKDYYGTLGVKKTATADEIRKAFRKAARKYHPDVNPGDKKAEEKFKEISEANDVLSDDKKRKIYDQFGFYSDNIDPAAAEAAARGGYGGGFSGAPGGGRARSGGRAGQEVPFDFGGFDFSDFQGGARGGQQESGGGFGGSFKDIFGGMFSGGQKAQRGPQPGTDLEYQVSVDFWTAVRGGVTRLEIQRQEVCPTCKGKSTTGGSIECPECNGSGQVTQMGGRMKFNIQCPRCGGSGKVQNSCPTCDGAGVVLKREPLEFRIKAGTRDGQRIRLAGKGNAGVHGGPPGDLFLIIKAGTHPVFSRSGDDIYVTVPVTMTEAALGAKIDVPTIDGRTQLKIPPGTQAGQKLRLREKGVQSAAREGTRGDQIVEVKVVVPKVQDERSKEILRELAKLNPDDPRAALFAGV from the coding sequence ATGGCGACGACACAGACGAAGGATTATTACGGCACGCTGGGCGTGAAAAAGACGGCCACGGCAGATGAGATTCGCAAGGCGTTCCGGAAGGCTGCGCGCAAGTATCATCCGGACGTGAACCCGGGCGACAAGAAGGCCGAGGAGAAGTTCAAGGAGATCTCCGAGGCCAATGATGTTTTGAGCGACGATAAGAAGCGCAAGATCTACGACCAGTTCGGGTTCTACTCGGACAATATCGATCCGGCGGCGGCGGAGGCTGCGGCGCGTGGCGGATATGGTGGCGGTTTTTCGGGCGCTCCTGGCGGGGGACGGGCCCGGTCTGGTGGGCGTGCGGGACAGGAGGTACCGTTTGATTTTGGAGGGTTCGATTTCTCGGACTTTCAGGGCGGCGCCCGCGGCGGGCAGCAGGAGTCGGGTGGCGGATTCGGCGGCAGCTTCAAGGACATCTTCGGCGGCATGTTCAGCGGCGGGCAGAAGGCGCAGCGCGGGCCTCAGCCGGGCACCGACCTCGAGTATCAGGTGAGCGTCGACTTCTGGACTGCGGTGCGCGGTGGGGTCACGCGGCTGGAGATTCAGCGGCAGGAGGTCTGCCCCACTTGCAAGGGCAAGTCGACGACGGGCGGAAGCATCGAATGCCCGGAGTGCAATGGCAGCGGGCAGGTGACGCAGATGGGCGGACGGATGAAGTTCAACATCCAGTGCCCTCGGTGTGGCGGGTCGGGGAAGGTGCAGAACTCTTGCCCGACGTGCGATGGCGCGGGGGTTGTACTGAAGCGTGAGCCGCTGGAGTTTCGCATCAAGGCCGGGACGCGGGATGGACAGAGGATTCGGCTGGCAGGCAAGGGCAATGCAGGGGTGCATGGCGGACCGCCGGGCGATCTGTTTTTGATTATCAAGGCAGGGACGCATCCGGTCTTCAGCCGGAGCGGCGACGATATTTATGTAACTGTTCCGGTCACGATGACGGAGGCCGCGCTCGGCGCGAAGATCGACGTGCCTACGATTGACGGGCGGACGCAGTTGAAGATTCCTCCGGGAACGCAGGCCGGACAGAAGCTGCGGTTGAGGGAGAAGGGTGTGCAGAGCGCCGCTCGTGAAGGCACCCGCGGAGATCAGATCGTCGAAGTGAAAGTTGTGGTTCCCAAGGTGCAGGATGAGCGGTCGAAGGAGATTTTGCGAGAGCTGGCGAAGCTGAATCCGGATGATCCCCGGGCAGCTTTGTTTGCTGGGGTATGA
- the dnaK gene encoding molecular chaperone DnaK, with the protein MAKIIGIDLGTTNSCVAVMEGGEAKVIPNEEGGRTTPSIVAFTKSGERLVGQVAKRQAITNPENTVYSIKRFMGRRLNEVGDEMKMVPYKVVAKGDNVAVLAQGKEYTAPEISAMILQKLKKAAEDYLGQSVTEAVITVPAYFNDAQRQATKDAGKIAGLDVKRIVNEPTAAALAYGLDKKKDETIAVYDFGGGTFDISILEVGEGVIEVKSTNGDTHLGGDNLDQRIVDWLISEFKSDTGLDLHAKGNEMALQRLKDAAEKAKIELSTAQESEINLPFITADASGPKHLVRNLTRAKLESLVDDLLQRSIGPSKQALKDAGIDASKIDEVVLVGGQTRMPKIQQLVKDLFGKEPHRGVNPDEVVAIGAAVQAGVLAGEVKDLLLLDVTPLTLSIETMGGVATSMIARNTTIPTKKTETFSTAADNQTEVEVHVLQGERPMAAQNRTLGKFKLSGIPTAPRGVPQIEVTFDIDANGILNVTAKDNATGKDQKITITSSSGLSKEEVERMAKDAEAHAAEDKEQRDAVEARNGLDSLVYNVEKMVKDSGDKVPASDKTEVEAALAEAKTTLAGTPNASELNAAKDKLTAVSHKLAEAMYKAAAASAPTDGATAAQGVHEEPKKDEGVIDAEYVDVDEKK; encoded by the coding sequence ATGGCTAAGATTATTGGCATTGACCTGGGAACCACGAACTCCTGCGTAGCCGTGATGGAAGGCGGCGAGGCGAAGGTGATTCCCAATGAAGAGGGTGGTCGGACTACGCCTTCGATCGTTGCGTTTACCAAGAGCGGAGAGCGGCTGGTTGGCCAGGTGGCCAAGCGGCAGGCGATCACAAACCCTGAGAATACGGTTTACTCGATCAAGCGGTTTATGGGCCGTCGCCTGAACGAAGTCGGCGATGAGATGAAGATGGTGCCGTACAAGGTGGTTGCCAAGGGCGACAACGTGGCAGTGCTGGCCCAGGGCAAGGAGTATACCGCGCCTGAGATTTCGGCGATGATTCTGCAGAAGCTGAAGAAGGCTGCGGAGGACTATCTCGGCCAGTCGGTGACGGAGGCTGTGATTACGGTTCCGGCTTACTTCAACGATGCTCAGCGGCAGGCTACCAAGGATGCAGGCAAGATTGCTGGCCTTGACGTCAAGCGCATTGTGAATGAGCCGACGGCGGCGGCGCTGGCCTACGGTCTCGATAAGAAGAAGGACGAGACCATCGCGGTTTACGACTTCGGCGGCGGGACGTTCGATATCTCGATTCTTGAGGTTGGCGAAGGCGTGATCGAGGTGAAATCGACCAATGGCGATACCCACCTTGGCGGCGACAATCTCGACCAGCGCATCGTGGACTGGCTGATCAGCGAGTTCAAGAGCGATACCGGCCTCGATCTCCACGCGAAGGGCAATGAGATGGCCCTGCAGCGTCTGAAGGATGCGGCGGAGAAGGCCAAGATTGAGCTGTCGACGGCGCAGGAGAGCGAGATCAACCTGCCGTTTATCACCGCCGATGCGAGTGGGCCGAAGCACCTGGTCCGCAACCTGACCCGGGCCAAGCTGGAGTCGCTGGTGGACGATCTGTTGCAGCGGTCGATCGGGCCGAGCAAGCAGGCGTTGAAGGATGCCGGGATCGATGCCAGCAAGATTGACGAGGTCGTTCTGGTCGGCGGTCAGACTCGTATGCCGAAGATTCAGCAACTGGTGAAGGATCTGTTCGGCAAGGAGCCGCACCGTGGTGTGAATCCTGATGAAGTCGTAGCGATTGGCGCAGCGGTACAAGCTGGCGTTCTGGCCGGTGAAGTCAAGGATCTGCTGCTGCTGGATGTGACTCCTCTGACGTTGTCGATTGAGACGATGGGCGGCGTAGCGACCAGCATGATCGCTCGCAACACGACGATTCCGACCAAGAAGACGGAGACGTTTTCGACGGCGGCGGATAACCAGACCGAGGTAGAAGTCCATGTGCTGCAGGGTGAGCGTCCGATGGCGGCGCAAAACCGGACGCTGGGCAAGTTCAAGCTCTCGGGGATTCCGACCGCACCGCGCGGCGTGCCGCAGATCGAGGTCACGTTCGACATCGACGCTAACGGCATTCTGAACGTCACGGCTAAGGACAATGCAACCGGCAAGGACCAGAAGATTACGATTACGAGCTCTTCGGGCCTAAGTAAGGAAGAGGTGGAGCGGATGGCGAAGGATGCCGAAGCCCACGCTGCCGAGGACAAGGAACAGCGCGATGCGGTCGAAGCGCGCAATGGTCTGGACTCGCTGGTGTACAACGTCGAGAAGATGGTGAAGGACTCGGGCGACAAGGTTCCTGCATCTGATAAGACCGAGGTGGAGGCAGCTTTGGCTGAAGCGAAGACCACGTTGGCGGGAACGCCGAATGCGTCGGAGCTTAATGCAGCCAAGGACAAGCTGACTGCTGTCAGCCACAAACTGGCTGAGGCGATGTACAAGGCTGCGGCTGCCTCCGCGCCGACAGATGGCGCGACGGCTGCTCAAGGCGTGCACGAAGAGCCCAAGAAGGACGAGGGCGTCATCGACGCGGAGTATGTCGATGTCGATGAAAAGAAGTAA
- a CDS encoding SPOR domain-containing protein, producing the protein MYSRNRDMEEDDEPVARDREMTLGTSFIVGIFFALVLICAIFFAFGYSLGRRSALPASGVAAPAPAASTDTDGSASKPASGIPESQASSTNSSADDNSADSSDEQQPPPEAKHASVAPPAKAAVRPTPVSRTTAPSATNAGAGETVVQVAAVSRQGDADMLMSALKRHGYNAAVHQSPQDKLLHVQIGPFATKKDAEVMRQRLIGDGYNAIVK; encoded by the coding sequence ATGTACAGCCGTAATCGTGACATGGAAGAAGACGACGAGCCGGTCGCACGCGATCGTGAGATGACTCTGGGGACGTCCTTCATTGTAGGCATCTTCTTCGCACTGGTGCTGATCTGCGCGATCTTCTTCGCCTTCGGCTACTCACTCGGGAGACGGTCTGCGCTTCCTGCATCGGGTGTCGCCGCCCCCGCCCCCGCCGCAAGTACGGACACAGACGGCAGCGCATCCAAGCCCGCTTCTGGAATTCCCGAATCTCAGGCGTCGTCCACCAACTCTTCCGCCGACGACAATTCAGCTGACTCATCGGATGAACAACAACCGCCCCCCGAAGCGAAGCACGCTTCGGTCGCGCCGCCTGCAAAAGCGGCCGTCAGACCAACCCCGGTCAGCAGGACGACTGCACCATCGGCGACGAATGCCGGCGCTGGCGAAACCGTCGTACAGGTAGCCGCGGTCTCGCGCCAGGGGGATGCAGATATGTTGATGTCCGCCTTGAAGCGGCATGGCTACAACGCGGCCGTGCATCAGTCACCACAGGACAAGCTGCTGCATGTGCAGATCGGCCCCTTCGCCACGAAGAAAGATGCTGAAGTGATGCGCCAGAGACTGATCGGCGATGGCTACAACGCCATCGTCAAGTAG
- a CDS encoding zinc finger domain-containing protein: MPEGNEIHRWAERHTAAFAGRPVKVDGPQGRFMDAAVINGRRLARVMAVGKHLGYDFGKDRILHVHLGLQGDFTEGSGPLSAVRGALRLRMWNAAAVKRPAEPGVSKRHSWYSEDDGAGHLAPEKIAWVELRGPMDCSVYTQEMWERLLNRLGPDPLNGDGPEKAIAKIRKSKKPIGALLMDQAVSAGIGNIYRAELLFRAKLNPFTAGNVVEEKLIRSIWKDAGVLMKAGMVDRRIVTTKASDRPQRKGKVLKEEAHYVYRRQGRPCFICGTKILTKVMAGRNLFWCPTCQPIDREEK; the protein is encoded by the coding sequence ATGCCGGAAGGAAATGAGATACATCGCTGGGCGGAGCGCCATACGGCAGCGTTTGCCGGAAGGCCGGTCAAGGTCGATGGACCGCAGGGACGGTTTATGGATGCGGCGGTGATTAACGGCAGAAGGCTTGCGCGTGTGATGGCTGTTGGGAAGCATCTGGGATATGACTTTGGCAAGGACCGCATTCTGCATGTGCATCTGGGGTTGCAGGGGGATTTCACCGAAGGCTCAGGGCCGCTGTCCGCAGTGCGTGGAGCGCTGCGGTTGCGGATGTGGAATGCGGCTGCGGTGAAGAGGCCGGCTGAGCCGGGGGTGAGCAAGCGGCATAGCTGGTATTCGGAGGATGACGGCGCGGGGCATCTTGCTCCGGAAAAGATTGCGTGGGTTGAGCTGCGCGGGCCGATGGACTGCTCTGTGTACACGCAGGAGATGTGGGAGAGATTGCTGAATCGGCTGGGTCCCGATCCTCTGAATGGCGACGGGCCCGAGAAGGCGATTGCGAAGATCCGAAAGAGTAAGAAGCCGATTGGTGCTTTACTGATGGACCAGGCGGTGTCGGCTGGGATTGGAAATATCTATCGCGCGGAGCTGTTGTTTCGAGCAAAGCTGAATCCGTTCACCGCTGGAAATGTGGTGGAGGAGAAGCTCATCCGGTCGATATGGAAGGATGCAGGCGTATTGATGAAGGCGGGGATGGTCGACCGGCGGATCGTGACGACCAAGGCTTCGGACCGCCCTCAGCGCAAGGGCAAGGTGCTCAAGGAAGAGGCGCACTATGTGTATCGGCGGCAGGGCAGGCCGTGCTTTATCTGCGGAACGAAGATTTTGACGAAGGTAATGGCGGGACGGAACCTGTTCTGGTGTCCGACATGCCAGCCGATTGATAGGGAAGAGAAGTAA
- a CDS encoding slipin family protein has protein sequence MSIPALFAIAIVVLYLLNSIKILKEYERGVIFRLGRVMGAAKGPGVILVFRPLDQIVRVSLRQEAMEVPPQDVITRDNVTLKVNAVITLRVIDPTKTVIEVANYVYQTSQFAQTTLRSVLGEVELDELLAHREALNQRIQTIIDGHTAPFGVKVVSVEVKQVDLPESMLRAMAKQAEAERERRAKVIHAEGEFNAAAKLVEAAELMATQPMTLQLRYLQTLTEIGVEKNTTIVFPLPLEMMNLLNKSIMSAATPEKKD, from the coding sequence ATGTCTATTCCTGCACTCTTCGCCATCGCCATCGTCGTACTCTACTTGCTCAATTCCATCAAAATCCTCAAAGAGTACGAGCGTGGGGTGATCTTCCGGCTGGGCCGTGTCATGGGAGCAGCGAAAGGCCCCGGGGTCATCCTGGTCTTCCGTCCTCTCGACCAGATCGTGCGCGTCAGCCTTCGCCAGGAAGCCATGGAAGTGCCGCCGCAGGACGTTATCACTCGCGACAACGTCACCCTCAAGGTGAATGCCGTCATTACCCTGCGAGTCATTGACCCGACCAAGACCGTGATCGAGGTTGCGAACTACGTCTATCAGACCTCACAGTTTGCCCAGACCACCCTCCGCTCCGTGCTGGGTGAAGTCGAGCTCGACGAATTGCTCGCTCATCGCGAAGCACTGAACCAGCGCATCCAGACCATCATCGACGGTCACACCGCACCCTTCGGCGTCAAGGTCGTCTCGGTCGAAGTTAAGCAGGTTGACCTGCCCGAATCCATGCTGCGGGCCATGGCCAAACAGGCCGAAGCCGAGCGCGAACGCCGCGCCAAGGTCATCCATGCCGAGGGCGAATTCAACGCCGCCGCCAAGCTCGTCGAAGCCGCCGAACTGATGGCGACCCAGCCCATGACCCTGCAACTGCGTTACTTGCAAACTCTCACCGAGATCGGCGTCGAGAAGAACACGACCATCGTCTTCCCGCTGCCACTGGAGATGATGAATCTCCTTAATAAATCCATTATGTCTGCCGCAACACCGGAGAAGAAGGACTGA
- the mpl gene encoding UDP-N-acetylmuramate:L-alanyl-gamma-D-glutamyl-meso-diaminopimelate ligase, giving the protein MQKQRHIHLIGICGTAMASLAGMLQQQGHSITGSDAAAYPPMSDLLAALNIKVHEPYAESNLEPRPDLVVVGNAISRGNVELEYVLDQRIPFCSMAGILHDEFLPGRESLVVAGTHGKTTTTSMLAWIYEVASRKNPELAPSFLIGGVAENFGTSFMVRPTRPFLLEGDEYDTAFFDKGPKFLHYFPDAAILTHVEFDHADIYPDLAAVKTAFKRFVNLVPRRGRVVAFDGSENVSECVANAFCAVERYGFAADSTWRVADLRHDETLSRWTLLRHGAPFAELSLPMAGEHNALNATAAAALAAGQGVPAEAIVEALATFRSVKRRLEISSVVEGITIIDDFAHHPTAIRETLRALREAYPGRRLVAVLEPRSNTLRRNVFEAALVESLALADRVVLANVFRSESIPVSERLIPENVVARLNDIGTPAAVYADADAIVEVLTPQLRAGDIVAILSNGGFGSIYQKLPRAIAHSIAAIERA; this is encoded by the coding sequence ATGCAAAAGCAAAGACACATTCATCTCATCGGTATCTGCGGCACGGCGATGGCGTCGCTCGCGGGAATGCTGCAACAACAAGGGCACTCCATCACTGGCTCCGACGCGGCTGCGTATCCGCCGATGAGTGATCTGCTGGCTGCACTGAACATCAAAGTTCATGAGCCGTATGCCGAAAGCAATCTTGAGCCTCGGCCCGATCTGGTTGTGGTCGGCAATGCCATCTCGCGCGGCAATGTGGAGCTGGAATATGTGCTCGACCAGCGCATCCCGTTCTGCTCCATGGCGGGGATTCTGCATGACGAGTTTCTGCCCGGCCGCGAGTCGCTGGTGGTTGCAGGGACGCATGGCAAGACGACGACGACCAGCATGCTGGCCTGGATCTACGAGGTCGCCTCACGCAAGAACCCTGAGCTGGCGCCATCATTTCTAATTGGGGGCGTGGCGGAAAACTTCGGCACCAGTTTTATGGTGCGCCCAACTCGTCCTTTTCTGCTCGAAGGCGATGAATACGACACCGCTTTCTTCGACAAAGGCCCTAAGTTTTTACACTACTTTCCCGATGCTGCCATCCTTACCCACGTCGAGTTCGATCACGCCGACATCTATCCCGATCTTGCTGCCGTGAAGACGGCATTCAAGAGGTTCGTGAATCTCGTTCCGCGTCGTGGCCGCGTCGTTGCCTTCGATGGTAGCGAGAATGTCAGCGAGTGTGTAGCGAATGCCTTCTGCGCTGTCGAGCGTTATGGATTCGCTGCTGACTCAACCTGGCGTGTTGCAGATCTGCGTCACGACGAAACGCTAAGCAGATGGACGCTTTTGCGTCATGGCGCGCCCTTCGCAGAACTGAGCCTGCCGATGGCGGGCGAGCACAACGCACTTAACGCTACCGCTGCCGCTGCGCTCGCCGCAGGACAGGGCGTTCCTGCTGAAGCAATCGTCGAAGCATTGGCGACGTTCAGGAGCGTCAAGCGCAGGCTCGAGATCAGCTCGGTCGTAGAAGGCATCACGATCATCGACGACTTTGCGCACCATCCGACAGCCATCCGCGAGACGCTTCGCGCGCTGCGGGAGGCCTATCCGGGCAGACGGCTCGTGGCTGTGCTGGAGCCTCGCTCCAATACGCTGCGGCGGAATGTCTTCGAGGCTGCGTTGGTGGAGAGTCTGGCCCTGGCTGATCGCGTTGTGTTGGCGAATGTCTTCAGGTCCGAGAGCATTCCTGTGAGCGAACGGTTGATACCGGAGAACGTTGTTGCCCGTCTTAATGACATCGGGACACCGGCTGCCGTTTATGCGGATGCCGATGCGATTGTGGAGGTCCTGACGCCACAACTCAGGGCTGGGGACATCGTTGCGATTCTCTCCAATGGGGGTTTCGGCAGCATCTATCAGAAGCTTCCACGCGCGATTGCCCATTCGATTGCAGCCATAGAACGGGCATAG
- a CDS encoding LD-carboxypeptidase, with translation MTASRNAMVKPAALRPGATLAVVSPASTPKSELVHQGIGRLQALGYRTVLGKHALDRGPLYYAGTLEHRLEDFHAAFSDASIGGILCTRGGWGSAELLPFLDATLIRANPKAFIAYSDHTALHSWLHNEANLVTFHGPMVAADFAREDGVDMASWRHSVEGDASWSLGAGDGLRVLRGGVAEGVLEGGCLSILAEALGTPFAPHIQDSILFLEDIGTKPYQWDRMLLHLRYSGVLKGARGIVFGDMCQCVTDAENDYLERAIMHSLRDFDGPIAIGLRSGHVGTPNVTLPLGIPVKLDLAEAGNPQIYFLDSAVIAHL, from the coding sequence GTGACGGCCTCGCGCAATGCAATGGTAAAGCCTGCCGCGCTGCGTCCGGGTGCGACGCTGGCGGTGGTGTCTCCGGCGAGCACTCCAAAGTCCGAGTTGGTGCATCAGGGCATCGGCAGGTTGCAGGCGTTAGGCTATCGCACGGTTTTAGGTAAACATGCGCTCGATCGTGGCCCGCTTTACTATGCCGGTACGCTCGAGCATCGCCTGGAAGACTTTCATGCTGCTTTTTCGGATGCATCAATCGGCGGCATCCTATGCACGCGCGGCGGATGGGGCTCGGCGGAGCTGTTGCCTTTTCTCGATGCCACACTGATACGTGCCAATCCCAAGGCATTTATCGCCTACAGCGATCACACCGCGTTGCATAGCTGGCTTCATAACGAGGCCAACCTCGTCACCTTCCATGGCCCTATGGTCGCCGCAGACTTTGCACGCGAAGATGGCGTCGACATGGCAAGCTGGCGGCACTCTGTCGAGGGTGATGCCTCATGGTCGTTGGGAGCTGGTGATGGTCTTCGTGTACTTCGCGGCGGCGTCGCCGAGGGAGTCCTGGAGGGTGGATGCCTCTCGATCCTCGCAGAGGCTTTGGGAACTCCATTTGCCCCACATATACAGGACAGCATTCTCTTCCTCGAAGACATTGGGACGAAGCCTTACCAGTGGGACCGTATGCTTCTGCATCTGCGCTACTCGGGAGTGCTGAAGGGCGCGCGGGGCATCGTCTTCGGGGACATGTGCCAGTGCGTGACGGATGCAGAGAACGATTATCTGGAGCGTGCGATCATGCACTCGCTCCGCGATTTCGACGGACCTATCGCGATTGGCCTGCGTAGCGGTCATGTTGGCACACCGAACGTCACGCTGCCGCTGGGCATTCCTGTTAAGCTGGATTTAGCCGAAGCGGGGAATCCACAGATCTACTTTTTAGATTCGGCAGTTATAGCTCACCTCTAA